AAAGTGAGACCTTTAAACATGAAGCTCGTGAAACCTTCAACAGTGATATCCATAATATGGCCTTCACCAAGTGAATGGAGGCGACGAAGACATCCAGACTGGTACTGAGTCTGGAAACATTTTGATTATATTTTTCACGAAGACCTAGAAAAGGCTTTAATAGCTGGTGTAGTAATTACCAGAATAATACGTAAAAAGTAGGCAATCGGACTATACTCTTTCAAATAATTGTTAGCCAATACTTGAAAACTCCCAGTGTCTACTTTAATTCCAGCTGCAGAGCTCTTTCCTtatgtttttaaattctaactactttttttcctaaaatctGTACTGTTACCTATCTATACTGAACATTAACCGAGGCGAATGAGTGAATAGATGttcaaatgaatgaatcaaaCGAATGAACTTACTTGTAAGATCTGAACGAAACATATGTACAATACGAATATCAGGAACTGGTATCGGAATGATTGATAACATTCGCCATCTCGCCATGTTAACACAATACCGCAAAGTACACACGATAGGTAGTGATGCATCACCCACCAACCCTTGATTCTGTAAAATTCGGTCGCGGATGATTGTTGACGCTGCTGATAAATCATAAAAGCGTAATTCACTGAACGCAAACACGCTATGAGGTAAAAATGCTCACCGAGATCCATTGATAGTTAACACGCTTTCTCGGATAGTCAGTGTACAGTAGTACCTAAAACAACAGGATCTTCCTTATGATGTCGGCAAATACGTAAATGAAAACCTTTGTGACAAAAGGAGGCAAAAAACACGAACTTACCAAACCATGAGGAAATTACCAATGGAATCTAGAACACGCCATGGAAACAAGAACGAGAGTGTGACGCTAATGAGAATTGCTACGGTTACTTTCCACTTGAAAGACTCGTaatcctgaaagaaaaaaaaaactctgcacAGGACTGGAACggcaaaaaaacaaagaagatttAGAAGGCAACgaaattacaaataaaatgatcattaaaaaaaaacctgtttgTACTTGTAGCGATCGTTCTTGGAAAGCAGCGACAAATTAAGATTCTTTCCTGAAATTCTCATAACGAGTGTCGCAACGAAAACACTGCTACTTTATGCATCGTAGTTTACCCAGAATCAAAGATAGATAGAACCCATTATTTTGGACTGGTAGTTCTGACTCCATCTGCCTAAGTTTCGCTTTTGCATCGATCATTTGATGTTCAATCTTCTTAATACGCTCTTTGTCATCGGCTGTATTTGCACCATGTTGTGCCCTTAACAACTTGTAAACGTTATAAGAAGACGATATAGCAGAACTTTTTTCGAGATGAAAAAAACGCACTTGTTCAGAGTTTCGCGGTAGTTTCCCAAAATATAATGCTGATGTTTGACCGTTTTCAAGCATGACTCTTGTAGTTTCGTCAGTTCAGATAACTTTTTTATGTATTGATTATGAATATCCTAAACACTGATACACCATTACGGAGCAACTATTAGCAAacacacagaagaaaaaagaactggtaGCAAACTCTTACTTACGCTATGGATTTATCAGCAACTATCAGTTTATTGTACATGGAAAGACAAAAGAATATCTAtggaaagacgaaaaaaaaggaaaaagaaaaaagaagtaccTCCATCTTTGCTAGATCACTTTGGATATCACCCCATTCTTTCCCCACAGTATCCATGATTGTTTGGAGTTCTGGGGCTCTGAATGCCTCACAGGTTCAAGACAACTATCGCTGTTTAGAAGAACACCTAAAACCAGTGAAACAATATGACTCTTCAgtctaaaaagtaaaagtaaaacggGGCGGATAGGTTCGATAGGGCGAGCGTGATGCACCTTGCGGTACAGCGAAGAAGAGTGCATATGAGTCAAGCAGAAGAGCATATGTTGCGGCAGACACGACATGGTGCACTTATCAGGCTGGACAGCGACTATCAAAGGTGTAAACGATTGGTTCGAGCTGAGCTGGGGTGAGTTCGGCCAGACGAAGCCTGTGTCAGATAAGAAAAGGACAGGAAAATGCACATCAGAGACAGACATGAAGACGGAAAGAAGCGCGAAATATGAATTGATGCTGCATTAAACTGTGCAGAATCCAAAGGCTCtccgatgaagaaaaaagagtccTCTCCTTACAGAATCCCAAGATATTAGCAAGATTAATAGCAGATAAAGAAGCTACGACTAAATCAACGGACAAAGAAGCAGTGAGTTCCCCGACTACATATTCCACTATGATCAACATTTGGTGCCACAGGAAATATTGTAAGGTTGCCCGCAGAATTCCACACGCGCTGTCACAACGTCTTCGTTTCACTCGCCGCGCAGCGAAGATCGTCGAAGCGAGAGGCGGTTAAAGTAACCTTTAATAGTATCGAAGATTCACCGCACTACCAGACGGCGGCTACCAATATCAATTTCTTGCCTAACTATTCCTGGAGTCGATACTGATTAAATATTGGAGCCGAAAGCACTGCGCCACACATCCTTGGCCGTGAGTTTTACATGCTACATGTCGCTACAGAAGGATCGTTCTATCCGTAACTTTCTGCACTACCGTTCCTCTTTCGTTTCTCCCTACTGTGTCTACAGGCAGCTGCAAACTCCTCCTTCTGCTGGTCCTTGATTGAAACGTCCAAGGCTGCACGTAGAGTCGCCGCCGCAACTGCGACTTTACGCTTTTGGTGACCATCGACCACGGGAACCACCAGTCAAAAAAAGTTATCGATAACCACTAAATGTTAGAGCCATAGGTGTGGCGCTGGTAACTCTGCGGGTAACCCATCGGTGATATATTGTAGCGCATGGTCGATAATCACCAATTGGTTGTGCCTGTGCATCAGCACCTTTCCGTAAATTCTATGAAGGACCCTAAGGAAGGGTAATCGCTCCCCTTCACGGTCACGATAATCTAACAAGTCCGTGATGggcatacaaaaaaaaaacaacgcacAGATATCCATGTCACAAAcatatccttcaaaaaaaagataatgacAATGATTCGTGACTTTTATGCAAAAgcgataaaaacaaaaaccacttAATAACAGACGATGCTGGTAAGGTTCAGCATCACATGTAACGATTACATCCGAATTCATTCAGGATCTAGTTGAAGTGCGAAATTTCAAACTAAACAAACTGGAATCGTCATTAACTCATTGGAAATATTTTCGCGAGGAACATGATCCTGTCCTTGTCCTTGGCATAGGAatgaaatattcaaagaaaaaaaagccatagGGACGTATACAAGGAATTATGAAAGTAAAAATGCGTCCGGACGCAATGAACATCTGTGAGCTGAACCCTACTACCTTTATAGTAGCAACGGTTTGATGGATTTCGTACCAGGCACAGTAGAGTAATGGCCGTAACACCGTAAAAAGAACTGCCACAGAGAACCTAGTCAATCTCTAGGCGAACCACGACGTATAGGCTTcagtacgcaactgcacacaTCAAAAAACAAACTCCACCGTAGTCAGAGAATTTAAATCTGTAGCAGatttgaggaaaaacaaaTTGGCTTACAATTACACATACGAGAAGGCAAGAGATGGGACACAATCGATCACAATAATATGCGTGGGTACATTTGATCTTCGTAGATGACAAATATCGATATAACGCTCGAAAGGCAACTAATATTCTTGAGCAAATAAGTACAATATGATTTCGATTATCTAAGCTACATACAAAAGGTGGGATATACAACGTGTATTCAATTAAGCTCAGTTATGGGTAAATAGTCATGCAATACTGGCAAACTTAGCGATCacatttgataaaaaaaagaaagactatCTCCATTTAATTGCTTAACGAGTGGCATCTATGGTTGCTTATAGATTCCATTATGGCTCATGTATAGATCAAAAAATCGTAACCACAAACGACCTGTCGACCACAAAAGCAGGCATAGTAAAACTAGTTATTCATTTTCACGTTCTTTTTCGTCATTAATTCCTTCTAAGCACAGATTTCAAATTGAATAGATGTCACTCAAAGGTACAAGAAAAACTTACAAATCTAAACATAAGTTAAATCTCTGATTGCAAACGTAAAGCAACAACAATGAAACATTGTTAATGGCGTTTCTCATCTTTAATAACGCCTAACGATATGGCAATTTAAAAGAGAACaatgaggaaaatgaaaattgaggaAGTTTATGAAAGGATGAATTATGACTATAATCTACAGCACTGCATCTCCGTAGGTTCTTCAAGACgtgatttttagaaaaactaaGTTTTGGCAAAGTTCAAAAAACCATTGGGTCGTATTCACGTTTTTATAGGTTAAGGATTTAGCTCATAAGTAGTTTTCTATTATGTGAATATTAAAAACTGCACTATAATCTGATCCTACTTCGCTCAAAGCGACATCAAGCGGCGTCACCATCGACATTTTCCGTAGCGAAAAAAGCTAAGTAGGGCACCGGTTAGACTGGGACATAAAGTTATacgacaagaagaaaaaaatagagaaatgaataaatagagtTAATGtggacaataaataaaatcatattGCCGTTTCTCTCTCAAACGTAGCAAGTGGGTTTATAGGCGTCGCACCCTTAGATTTTATTGAAAGGGCAGAACTGAGAGGGCGTGTTGTATCGCGACTATTCTCTGCAGGACCGCCTTCCTTTTCATCGCAGACCTGGAAAAACAGCTGTTGACACTATAGTATCGGCAGTAATGTGAGCATATGTCCACTTTTCTTAATAATttctcaacaacaaaaacaataggCTAACAGGCGAGAAGTGTTCttgattaaataaaaaaaatttgacttttcaaaaactacGACAAGTGGACCGAGAACGAACGATTACTGACTGCCTTATCGTACCACCAGTGGAAACAAAGCGGATAGATTACTTAAGGATGTCCCtgagaaaaatcaattcacACAAACTTGAACAACATACCGCTTGACTCCCAAGCACTTCAACTTCAGGCGGAATGAGAAGTCTGCGAGCCTCCGGGATCTGCAGAGGGAATTGTTCAGCTCTGTGCACTGCTAACGCTGGTCCCCACGAGTCATCTGGGTTCAGAACGGTGGCCCATCTCTGGAAAAGCCCTTTGTTATATCCCCAGTAAGGAAAACCTcataattgattaattaaaacAAACCTGAGCCAAAGTACCTCTCGCCGAGCATATTTGAGCTACTGCTACTATAGGAATGAAAAGCAAAGGAAATATACTAATCGCCCATCCCAGAAGGGAGGTCCAATAAGGGAAGACGTAATTTTCGTAAGAGACTGAGTGCCAATCCAACCACAAAAAACACAGTATCGACTGAAAGTTACAAACATCATTGGTGAACAAATACAGTTAGAGCAGAAaccaagtatttttttaaagtacatTGCAAAGATAAGGACAATGACAGCCCTTTAAACAAATGTCTGACTAGTTGTCAGTCAGATGCTACAACAAATGTGCTGATCTGAGATATAAACATATCAATAAAAAACCTCTTAGATAAAGAAAGCAAATTTCCTCCTATCGAGATATTTGTCTGAAATGCACTGAACATTCTTAATAAATGTATTGCAAACAAATCAAAGAGTGAAAACGGATGTTTAAAGTGTAGAGTTGACAAACatttcgcaaagaaaaaaaaaacaagtccaGGACATTGGAAGACCTATGGATCATGTGTGGTTCCTAGCTAATAGTACTTTAACACCAAAACAAAAGTGCACAATATGACGCTGTGAGGAAAGAGCAGTCTTGTGTTCTTTTGCATTAGACAAGATTCGgcgtaagaaaaagaataaaaggacaTAAAAAATGCTAGCCAGCGAACAAAACGAGTGAGTCTGGCTATCGGAAACTGGCtaataaaactgaaaatatgGTTCAATATTTAAGatggaatatttgaaaattcaccaaagtaagaaataaaaaaaaatcagaaacaaaaGTTTTGACCATTTTAcgtaggtgcgatagggacgACCCGAactctcctcaggtgaagCGAGTCTAGTTCATGAAGTGCAGCTCAGAGGGTTCCCTTCACCAACCGTTTTAAAACGAAGGAGATCCCTTCGCTAATCGCCGAGAAGTGAGGGAGGTTCCTTCtacaaccgtccaaaagtgaagggggttaGAGCACCGGCTCTGACTACTGCAACTATGCTACTTTGCAAAAAGTTCCGTAGAATTTGTAGGCTCACTCTCGAGTGTATTCACGCTTAGAGCAAATTTCTTCGGATTTTGACGTTAGCACTAAAATCTGActaagattttcaaaattttttttttgcatgacaGTATATTAACAAGTGAAACGAGGAAAAGCTTTAGGTTTAGAAATCAGACttcaaaaaggggaaaaaaaaataaaaactatatGTAATGACTCACTAAATAAGCCATAGGGCACacaaatttccaaagaattttccagaatataTAACACGGTGGATACGATCCGGTCATCCATTTGATGTTGTCTAGTAAGTTGTCCACACCATAGACCTATATGGAATTCTTTTAGATTACGAAGGGAGTACATGTTCTGGTTCTGCGTAAGTTTCTCGCAGTTTTTATTTAAGAGACGAGGGAATGTTCAACCACATCTCGAATCATTTCGTAGAATTAATGACAGAAAAAGGGCTAAGTCAAAGAAATACGTGCGTCGCTGTAAAAGATATTTCCATTaatgacaacaaaaaagattGCTTACCCAGCTAATGGCCATACATTCTAGAAAAGCGATAACCACCAACGGCCAAGTGATCGTAAACTTTGCAAGCAAAAGCAGCCAATATAGTCCCGCCTAAAAAAGAGCATATAAAACCTACAAAAAGTTTGAAGGTAATCGAATATGTTGTATTCCTTACAGACAAGCAAAACGGCATGCTGAGCAGAATAAACGAGGCGCATACTACAACAAGGACATGTCTTCTGAAGCGACGAAGACGTTCCGGGAACTCATCACAAAGCGATGTCACAATAGTTTCGACCTTAACCAGAATAATACAAGGACAAGGCAagtttttctgacgttgctacACACTATCCTGAGATTCCCTACCACCTAAGAAATTACTGTTAGACAGATGATAATGAGAATGTGTTGTGACGAGTCGGAATGCTAACGAACTTGCTCTCGTTGCATTTCGATCATTTCAAGAATCCCAATGTCtgactttatttattcattcatcttCATGAAagtcacacacatacacatcgAGCTTCGTGTACTCAGATCTCCTTGCGCTGCCACAAGATACATAGTTTAGTTTTGTACAAGATTTCTGCCATAAAGCTCCAAATTTTTAGAGGATCCTCATATTATAACATAACTCTAACATTGCGTATGATACTACAAAGCATCTACTGACAATAATGGATTGATGTGTTGTTCTTCTAGACAATTGAAACCTTTTActaagaaaattatttcaagaagCAAATAAGTCTAAGGGGTGGTTGGATGGAAATGAGACTTTCGTAGTTGCCCTCGCCAAGAAATTTGCGAAATGTTTTCGCAAAATAGTGTGTGAGTGTTTTTGTtaaccattttttttgtgttcattcttatcttttttgtttgcctTGCTGTATTTTTAGTTAAAATTatgaattagaaagaaatgtacAAGAAACACATCGTGCGCGCCTGTATGTTCTGTAActtcaaggaaagtaaaaacgCGATCGATTCACATCGCACGGTTTGAAGCATTTTGGAGAGGACACCATTTCGCAATCGAGTCCGATCTAGCCCAATCGATGAGTGGACTCGTTTTAGCTTTCGGATGTTCCATCTTGATCATCCTCAAACACCTTGAAGGGACAATAATTGTGGTAAATGGATCCCGCATCAGCTGAGTGACGCAAACAACTCGCTCGCATATTAGGAAGACCGTTCATCAGAAGATTAAGGAAATGGGTTGAACTATTTTGCTGCAGCCCACATACAGTCCGGATCTTGCGCGTCCAGATTAACACCTTTTTCCGTCCGATGTAGCACGCTCTGGCAGAAAAGAAGTCCAACAACTTCGACGAAATACGCATCTGGACGGCCACCTTCTTTGATTCGCACTCGGCTGATTTCTTATTGATAGTTGCGGTGAATATATCATGGAATAAAATGTTGATACTGCTTTTGTGTGAGATTTTGAAACCGGCGTTAAAAGTCGCTTTTCtgtgcgaatactccacagcATAcacaattatatatatatatatatatatatatatatattagtaATTTCAACCGTAcagcaataaataatagagaTATTGCTGTACAACGGTAATTACCGATTGTGTATAATAAAacccatttcatttttcaatatttcatatttaactGCTTGTTTgacataaatgaaaaaaaatgaaagttttgtaaattttccttgaaattttttaatatgatattttaatttgaaatatttttcaatatttcatatttaactGCTTGTTTGAcataaacgagaaaaaaatgaaagttttgtaaattttccataaaaaatgaaatgggtTTTATTATACACAATTGGTAATTACCGTGGTAGAGCAATATCTCTATTATTTACTGCTGTATAGTTGAAAttactgttgttgttgtttgacataaatgttgagaaaatttgGCTCTTTTCAAATCCATATAAAAACCGACCATCCGACCAAACCGGGAGTTACTTCTTAATCGGCAAgagaaaaagtgcaaataaaGCTAAACAGCAACGTTTCACTGAATTTCAAGCGAAGACGTCACAGGTTACTTCGCAGAATTTTTCTAAGTTATTCTAAAGACATCTAAATGAATTAGGCATTAATATAAcagcttcaaaatttctcttatcCCGCCATAAATGAACTTTTTACCAACAAATCAAATTGTGCACATTTTAAAGATCTAAGTAGTTAAGTTGAAGAAAGGCGAACGTGAACAGCTTGAGAATGGTGACAGTCAAACGAAGATCTTAAATATCCAATtttaaaactgtttttttttaaacatgttCGTTAGCAATATTACAAGACCACGGATAATTTGGTATCAACAGTTCTATCAAGATAACGCAATCTTTCTCCCTTATCGTGTTGGTCACAACACATTCTCATACGTTACGTAAAAATCACAAACACCATCAAGCCTCATAATCGAAATTAGTGAAATAGAGCGAACAACgtaaagaaagagaaacttACAACAAATAGTTGCGTCGAATGCACGATCAAAACCACCATAAGGAAGAATAACCCAGTATACAACGGTGCCACTGGAACTCCTGCAAGCGCCTCCGCCAGAAAGACGAAAATCAAGTGCGCTCCAtctaaaagttgaaaataaaatgatgaaaaaagatttgaaagtCGTCAAAACATCTTGCAAATAAATTCTGTTCAAACAAAGTAGCAGAATTAATAATGAAAAGTTAAAAACCACATCCTTTACTTATTCACTTAGCTACTTTTAAATATTGCAAGTGGAGTAGCTGAACATCTTATTTAAAGTTTGCCAATGAGTATTATGCGGAATCACGGCAGATTAAAGTCACATTGCGTCATTTAGAAAACTCAATAACTACGAAATCTCACTCTTAGCTCAATGAGCAAATTGAGCGAAGTTCCAGTTTTTAACCAAATGTTCAAACAGACTACAGTTCAATACCTGGACTtgaacaaaagcaaaagttAGAGCCTACGCATGAGACAACTTATTCACAGAAATGACAGCGAAAACAGTGAAGCAATaccagcaaaaacaaaaaattgcagctaataaactttaaaaaaaaatttctttattcctCCTGGAGATggtaaaaaggaaaacatagcGAAATTTGGAAATACCTCGTATTTGAAACTTGTCCAGCGAgattgaaaattcaaagcacGTAAAGCCAATTGCCGAGAATGTTAGTACGCAACATACCAATGATGTGAGCACATCTACTGTGAGAATTACCCAAATGTCCCTGTAAACTCATTTCGTATTTATAGGCagaaggcagaaaaaaagggatttcAAGTCCAGTAGAGGACGGcaagtaacgaaaaaaaaaacttcgataaAAACAAACTTGAATAAATTATTATGAAATCGGTTATAACTTGAAGTTGTGTAGAGTCCTCCAATGCAACAGGATACAGAATAAAATGCATGTACAGCAGCTTCACCCCATACCTAAAGATTTGAAATGAGATCTACATAGAAATAGAACTTCATGTATACTGGACTTAAACTCACCGTAAGATCCCTAAGCACAAACCAGTCAGGTCGAAGGAAGTGCCATAGGGCTACACGGGATCCTTCAAGAGTTAGTAGTCGGGCTAGTAATACTATCATAATAATGAATGGTAGTACTACTACGACATAAACCACCTAAATGGAGCGCTCTTGAACAATTAAGAAAAGGATAATTAGAGTGGGTTAAACAGCTGAAACAAAAGCAATAGATGGGGGTAGAAACGGTAAACCCgcttgctagaaaaaaaaatcgaaagaagaaaatgcaatAGAAAAATCTATTCGTCTACAAAAACAACGACAACATTTGAGTAGTACCTTTCCACTCGACTTCACACCTTGGAAAAGGCACGCAAAAACTGCTAACCAAGAAAGTAACACACATATTCCCAGGTACCAGTTCAACGTGCCCACTTGAGTAAAACCATTCGATAACATTAGAACGTCTTCACTGTAAGCACCCAATTTGAACGCATTGAAGATTGTCCAAACACTACATCAAAAACatactaataaaataattcgtGAAATTACTTACTGAAAATACCGAAGACTAGGAATCGATTGA
This window of the Necator americanus strain Aroian chromosome III, whole genome shotgun sequence genome carries:
- a CDS encoding hypothetical protein (NECATOR_CHRIII.G9262.T1), giving the protein MDTVGKEWGDIQSDLAKMEDIHNQYIKKLSELTKLQESCLKTVKHQHYILGNYRETLNKAQHGANTADDKERIKKIEHQMIDAKAKLRQMESELPVQNNGFYLSLILGKNLNLSLLSKNDRYKYKQDYESFKWKVTVAILISVTLSFLFPWRVLDSIGNFLMVWYYCTLTIRESVLTINGSRIKGWWVMHHYLSCVLCGIVLTWRDGECYQSFRYQFLIFVLYICFVQILQTQYQSGCLRRLHSLGEGHIMDITVEGFTSFMFKGLTFLLPFLVAAYIFQFYNAYVLWYLSYDCEGQWQVFALCFMFFTLAVGNIVTTSMVILKKLRTTGSYNYIVLLTQKYRTRSDTKEE
- a CDS encoding hypothetical protein (NECATOR_CHRIII.G9263.T1), yielding MSQAEEHMLRQTRHGALIRLDSDYQRCKRLVRAELGIQRLSDEEKRVLSLQNPKILARLIADKEATTKSTDKEADLVEVRNFKLNKLESSLTHWKYFREEHDPVLVLGIGMKYSKKKKP
- a CDS encoding hypothetical protein (NECATOR_CHRIII.G9264.T1); amino-acid sequence: MSLSSQGHTVTTADVPSSKRSSRKELVDHSLYPPFLKQMDAKLPDYVREGDIEYPFEETNGVGDENRIRGNWNTKTEYMLAAVGFTFGIGNLWRFPFLIFQHGGVAFFIPYLIALVVAALPMFFMEMVLGQFSSLAAISVWNVVPLFKGVGVAMVLISAIVAVYLNIVSAWSLFYFFNSISFSLPWSNCANSWSGLNCSLGTRISCTESNGTLLVNGSCIIQQANTTIVISGTNPQSIPSLRYFHEDVLMLSNGFTQVGTLNWYLGICVLLSWLAVFACLFQGVKSSGKVVYVVVVLPFIIMIVLLARLLTLEGSRVALWHFLRPDWFVLRDLTVWGEAAVHAFYSVSCCIGGLYTTSSYNRFHNNLFKDIWVILTVDVLTSLVCCVLTFSAIGFTCFEFSISLDKFQIRDGAHLIFVFLAEALAGVPVAPLYTGLFFLMVVLIVHSTQLFVVETIVTSLCDEFPERLRRFRRHVLVVVCASFILLSMPFCLSAGLYWLLLLAKFTITWPLVVIAFLECMAISWVYGVDNLLDNIKWMTGSYPPCYIFWKILWKFVCPMAYLSILCFLWLDWHSVSYENYVFPYWTSLLGWAISIFPLLFIPIVAVAQICSARGTLAQRWATVLNPDDSWGPALAVHRAEQFPLQIPEARRLLIPPEVEVLGSQAVCDEKEGGPAENSRDTTRPLSSALSIKSKGATPINPLATFERETAI